In the genome of Neovison vison isolate M4711 chromosome 3, ASM_NN_V1, whole genome shotgun sequence, one region contains:
- the LOC122902378 gene encoding small cysteine and glycine repeat-containing protein 8-like yields MGCCGCGSCGGCGGCSSGCGGCGGCSGGCGGCGGCGSCGGGCGSCTTCRCYRVGCCSACCPCCCGCCGGCCSTPVVCCCRRTCGCSSCGCGSCGCGCGKGCCQQKCCCQQKCCCKKQCCC; encoded by the coding sequence ATGGGGTGCTGTGGCTGTGGAAGTTGTGGCGGCTGTGGTGGCTGCAGCAGTGGCTGCGGCGGCTGCGGTGGCTGTAGTGGTGGCTGCGGCGGCTGTGGTGGCTGTGGCAGCTGCGGTGGCGGCTGTGGCAGCTGCACCACCTGCAGGTGCTACCGTGtgggctgctgctctgcctgctgcccctgctgctgCGGCTGCTGCGGAGGCTGCTGCAGTACCCCCGTGGTCTGCTGCTGCCGCCGCACCTGTGGCTGCAGTTCCTGTGGCTGTGGCTCGTGTGGCTGCGGCTGTGGGAAGGGCTGTTGCCAGCAGAAGTGTTGTTGCCAGCAGAAGTGCTGTTGCAAGAAGCAATGCTGCTGCTAG